Proteins from one Podospora pseudoanserina strain CBS 124.78 chromosome 1, whole genome shotgun sequence genomic window:
- the BET2 gene encoding Rab geranylgeranyltransferase (EggNog:ENOG503NTZW; COG:O; BUSCO:EOG09263G3M), which yields MTDVFQQLPEELELATSAHVKYIQSLNTRQDEYDYWLTEHLRLNGVYWGLTALHLLGVPEGLPRSETIDFVLSCQHEDGGFGAAPGHDAHMLSTVSAVQILAMVDAFDELETRGKGKALVGKYIANLQNRQTGTFAGDEWGEEDTRFLYGAFNALSLLGLMDLIDVDKAVDYVAACANFDGGYGVSPGAESHSGQIFTCVASLTIAKRQDLIDKERLGKWLSERQLANGGLNGRPEKKEDVCYSWWVLSSLEMIGKTHWIDRDRLINFILQCQDTEKGGISDRPGDMVDVWHTLFGITGLSLLDYPGLELVDEVYCLPKSTITRIFGP from the exons ATGACGGATGTTTTTCAACAACTCCCAGAAGAGCTGGAGCTCGCCACTTCTGCTCATGTCAAATATATACAAAGCCTCAATACGAGACAAGACGAGTATGACTACTGGCTAACAGAACACCTGCGACTCAACGGTGTGTATTGGGGTTTGACAGCCTTACACCTTCTCGGCGTACCCGAAGGCCTTCCACGCTCTGAGACCATCGACTTTGTACTATCATGCCAACACGAAGACGGAGGCTTCGGTGCCGCCCCCGGTCACGATGCACACATGCTCTCTACCGTTAGCGCTGTGCAGATCCTCGCCATGGTCGATGCCTTTGACGAGCTGGAGACAcgagggaaggggaaggcgcTTGTAGGGAAAT ACATTGCCAACCTTCAGAACCGGCAGACTGGAACGTTTGCTGGTGACGAgtggggtgaagaagataCTCGGTTTCTGTACGGTGCTTTCAACGCCTTGTCGCTTCTTGGCCTCATGGACTTGATTGATGTCGACAAAGCCGTTGACTATGTGGCGGCATGTGCCAACTTTGACGGAGGTTACGGTGTCAGTCCCGGTGCTGAGTCCCACTCAGGGCAAATATTCACCTGTGTGGCCAGCTTAACGATCGCCAAGAGACAGGATCTTATCGATAAGGAGCGGTTAGGAAAGTGGCTGAGTGAAAGACAGCTCGCCAACGGTGGTCTGAACGGTCGaccagagaagaaggaggatgtctGCTACAGCTGGTGGGTCCTGAGCAGTCTGGAAATGATTGGCAAGACACACTGGATCGATCGGGACAGGctcatcaacttcatcctTCAATGTCAAGACACTGAGAAGGGCGGTATCTCGGACCGACCAGGTGACATGGTGGATGTCTGGCATACGCTGTTTGGCATCACCGGGCTAAGCCTGTTGGACTACCCCGGCCTGGAGCTTGTCGACGAGGTCTACTGCTTGCCCAAATCGACCATCACAAGAATCTTCGGTCCATGA
- a CDS encoding hypothetical protein (EggNog:ENOG503NXWZ; COG:T), producing MGRSKPVPQPLTLPPSDDSRGETVPNSARLTTASPRSPRSPFRFGQKKSENAGEPLQLADVLHQPEKQSPIHNHQHEHQLQQQQQQQQQQQQQQHQPRPQYQPSVQAQSQPHVNSPGQAPLPTEQLAEKRPLDHTPTSSPPLHSPGGRTADQQNRLPNQPPPHLGHRNPRHDDDKASKSSFFFNFGKAARPSDRPSTHQHSDSRAETMSRDSEHSTPSNQSTKHSEPPQQDSSAQRSIPQLPSRSQVSLASSADHDSQNNSANASGSKKHKPKPFNLLSRNRSFKDKENKETKSSPSPREQTLAPPKAGDSERLAPLKTAPLQAHDRSFRDMMSSAVRNHSAERPQAREIGGGKGRDQDGGHRGLPSSLREAGGSAFFSNLKNSKAAGIISTRLFGKDSKNEPPVPREPLIDDESYVLKVINLPLVEQTRLTRISKRLEDSRDKTEFWMPAFPWRAIDYLNYKGSDVEGLYRVPGSGPQIKKWQRKFDEELDVDLFEQPDLYDINIIGSMLKAWLRELPDELFPKSAQDRIARECAGAETVPQLLIDELSNLSPFNYYLLFAITCHLSLLLAHSDKNKMDFRNLCICFQPCMKIDAFCFKFLVCDWRECWKGCKNEAKYIEEEYALFDQPPPMRAIGEARRNGAPLNEEHKPEPHRPEPRNISSSNSSKSSIRGAADNQQPQQKQSRPKKKALPESESIDTGSTISTTLTINSDVETPPRRSGDLRPLSPIKPLSPLNF from the exons ATGGGCCGGAGCAAGCCTGTACCGCAGCCGCTTACGCTGCCGCCCAGCGACGACTCTCGTGGTGAAACTGTCCCCAATTCCGCTCGACTGACGACGGCTTCGCCCCGATCCCCGCGCTCCCCTTTCCGCTTCGGCCAAAAAAAGTCTGAGAACGCCGGAGAGCCTCTGCAGCTTGCCGACGTCTTGCACCAGCCCGAGAAGCAGAGTCCAATTCACAATCACCAACACGAACACCAgcttcagcagcaacaacaacaacaacagcagcagcagcagcagcagcaccagccgCGGCCCCAATACCAGCCCTCAGTCCAAGCCCAGAGCCAACCACACGTCAATTCACCAGGCCAAGCCCCGCTCCCTACCGAGCAACTAGCTGAGAAACGCCCCCTTGACCAcactcccacctcctcgccgccattGCACTCACCAGGAGGCCGGACTGCCGACCAACAGAATCGACTGCCCAACCAGCCCCCGCCGCACCTTGGCCACAGAAACCCGCggcacgacgacgacaaggctTCAAAGTCGagtttcttcttcaactttgGAAAGGCGGCCAGGCCGTCGGACCGTCCCTCCACACACCAACACTCAGACTCCCGCGCTGAAACTATGTCAAGAGATTCTGAACATTCCACGCCTTCGAATCAGAGCACTAAGCATTCGG AACCACCCCAGCAGGATTCCTCAGCGCAAAGATCCATTCCCCAGCTGCCGTCCAGATCTCAAGTGTCACTAGCCTCGTCTGCCGATCACGATAGCCAAAACAATTCCGCCAACGCCTCCGGCTCGAAAAAGCACAAACCAAAGCCCTTCAACCTACTGAGCCGAAACAGATCgttcaaggacaaggaaAACAAGGAGACCAAGAGCAGTCCGAGCCCCAGGGAACAGACTCTGGCACCACCAAAAGCCGGCGACTCGGAGAGGCTTGCCCCTCTGAAAACTGCCCCGCTCCAGGCACACGACCGATCGTTCCGCGACATGATGTCCTCGGCGGTCCGCAACCATTCGGCGGAAAGGCCGCAGGCGAGAGAAATTGGcggaggaaagggaagggacCAAGATGGGGGACATCGAGGCTTGCCTTCCTCTCTAAGAGAGGCGGGCGGATCCGCATTTTTCAGTAATCTCAAGAACAGCAAAGCTGCCGGCATTATCAGCACCCGTTTGTTCGGCAAGGACAGCAAGAACGAGCCCCCAGTACCAAGAGAGCCATTGATAGATGACGAGAGTTATGTGCTCAAAGTCATCAACCTGCCTCTCGTGGAGCAGACACGGCTGACCAGGATATCAAAGCGGCTGGAGGATTCGCGAGACAAGACGGAGTTCTGGATGCCCGCCTTCCCATGGAGAGCGATTGACTACCTTAACTATAAAGGAAGTGACGTAGAAGGATTGTACCGGGTACCAGGCAGTGGACCGCAAATCAAGAAGTGGCAAAGGAAGTTCGACGAAG AACTCGATGTTGATCTGTTTGAGCAGCCAGATCTTTACGACATCAATATTATTGGGTCGATGTTAAAGGCTTGGTTACGAGAGTTACCTGACGAGCTGTTTCCCAAATCAGCCCAAGACAGGATCGCCAGAGAATGCGCAGGCGCAGAGACGGTCCCCCAGCTGCTCATCGACGAACTCTCGAACCTTTCGCCTTTCAACTACTACCTCTTGTTTGCCATCACGTGCCATCTCAGTCTGTTGCTTGCCCACTCcgacaagaacaagatggaTTTCCGCAATCTCTGCATTTGCTTCCAGCCCTGCATGAAGATTGATGCCTTTTGCTTCAAGTTCTTGGTGTGCGACTGGCGCGAGTGTTGGAAGGGCTGCAAGAACGAGGCCAAGTACATCGAGGAGGAGTATGCGCTCTTTGATCAGCCACCACCTATGCGAGCTATCGgcgaggcgaggaggaacgGAGCTCCCCTGAATGAGGAACACAAGCCAGAACCCCACAGGCCAGAGCCCCGGAATATTTCGTCATcgaacagcagcaagagctCCATCAGAGGCGCGGCCGACAACCAACAGCCGCAGCAAAAGCAATCACgaccaaagaagaaggcgctGCCGGAGAGTGAGAGCATTGATACAGGCTCCACAATCTCGACAACACTGACCATCAACAGTGACGTAGAGACACCACCAAGGCGATCAGGAGATTTGCGTCCCCTCTCGCCTATCAAGCCGCTCTCGCCTCTGAACTTTTAG
- the RRS1 gene encoding Rhodanese-related sulfurtransferase (COG:J; EggNog:ENOG503NZ9M) — MSTDTKPPKLPVTVSKPTPYTFDLGLLLANDPNPLSLPASTGPSLESSLYDIARDGTQSLINQLLTTLPISSTPAGVLLSLPGPVTPLPREKPVPTPKPETKWAAFAKRRGIKPKTREQRRNLQLNPETGEHERKWGYKGANKAGQDEAIIEIKHNSKKELERKEGTSIRGDKRREIRENIKRNERRMRRNERHAGQRK; from the coding sequence atgtccacCGAtaccaaaccccccaaactccccgtCACAGTCTCCAAGCCCACCCCTTACACCTtcgacctcggcctcctcctaGCCAacgaccccaaccccctctccctccccgccagcaCCGGCCCCTCCCTCGAGTCCTCCCTCTACGACATCGCCAGAGACGGCACCCAATCCCTAatcaaccaactcctcaccaccctccccatatcctccacccccgccggcgtcctcctctccctccccggccccgtcacccccctcccccgcgaGAAGCCCGtccccacccccaagccAGAGACTAAATGGGCCGCCTTCGCCAAACGCCGCGGCATCAAGCCCAAGACTCGTGAGCAGCGCCGCAACCTGCAGCTCAACCCCGAGACTGGCGAGCACGAGCGCAAGTGGGGTTACAAGGGCGCCAACAAGGCCGGTCAGGACGAGGCGATCATCGAGATTAAGCACAACTccaagaaggagctggagaggaaggaggggacgAGTATCAGGGGTGacaagaggagggagattaGGGAGAATATCAAGAGGAatgagaggaggatgaggaggaatgaGAGGCACGCTGGGCAGAGGAAGTAA